A single Staphylococcus muscae DNA region contains:
- a CDS encoding dynamin family protein: MNNMQQLDILYKLKKEVEKSDHTTFVHTINQVIKKVYLNHYTMTFVGHFSAGKSTIINNLIGQDILPSSPVPTTSNTALVTVSDTPGITANIEGERYTELSSYDDVKQMNKENYNVESIDIRFQSDDYQYGFTFQDTPGVDSNVKSHSHSTERFLYTSNMVFYTVDYNHVQSALNFQFMKQLNQAGIPVTFVINQIDKHNDTELSFDEFKARVSKSLTEWDIKLEEIFYITKFDHPENQFAEFKAYMHEQDDHREPLANYVERMVTFIQNHQSQYLSEQMNDCLESLNIEAEAFNAAYEQHLQEQSVHNEAQLINNSGTLRRHLEQQRKNIIDNAYIMSHEMREHIRYYLESMTKDFSVGGLFNKRKKIEQAREERLATLMSELQTQVTQEIVKPMQTDMVFLTRFIDNSALNDRILNQTLEIPSSLVTDLYQTQVQISNQYVLTFSEALMKQIGQYVLRESKPLDDEIIANVQVELHDDATHDETDVYERYRTLHALKTSLDTKNYQHYYIHLDDSLDKLIDRTRMTYTPTQHLDDAKDALTKQSTTTTDSQQSQRNQIDDALFTLSELSLYDTQVHNMRETLDRLDHQVIKIGVFGTFSAGKSSLINALLGDQYLVSSPNPTTAATTEISYGSQNTVTFKTKEMLLDELNDVVEAVDYQFDSFQAFLSQDLRDLKGNIDKNKLAFIEAIEKNYSLYESLIKDGYERAISKEELRKWSAEDEYATFVRTVHLQLEHEWLKDKIIVDSLGLYSNNQRHTNETEKILATADLILYVSYFNHAFTDNDKAFIEHMKDMNQLIENQAFKMVINATDLAETAEDLAAVHDYTQDALAQVGMHCDIFDVSSREALRKGDAGIEKLQYAIQTFADVESKQVLEKQVVHQLGAITDSLDTMLQDAENNALQIEQNHAYLKRFETSPVFPKQMIQGVLTQYRSELEDQIYYLNERLNIQLLDHVKTVFNTQMTDNDDFKIAKRHAAKSYLDQIHQKLYLEQTLLVNRMKKHFETQFAHQLAPVVTELAQHHVIVQPDTSITVDSIEKPYLQLDLSSFVSALPKQLTKKNILQPKQQQNVQTEIKELTVEQLQIHLRELQKALDIYADSLMAQAHEKLSTLENNAQQEITTLLAFEMDSSQREALQKALQKLKTILN; encoded by the coding sequence ATGAACAATATGCAACAATTGGACATACTCTATAAATTAAAAAAAGAAGTCGAAAAGTCAGATCACACGACCTTTGTACATACTATTAATCAAGTAATTAAAAAAGTTTATTTAAATCACTATACAATGACTTTCGTCGGTCATTTTTCAGCTGGCAAATCAACAATTATTAACAATCTAATTGGACAAGATATTTTACCGAGTTCTCCTGTCCCAACAACAAGTAATACGGCGTTAGTGACTGTTTCAGACACGCCAGGAATCACCGCAAATATTGAAGGTGAACGATATACCGAACTGTCGTCTTATGATGATGTAAAACAAATGAACAAGGAAAACTACAATGTGGAATCTATCGATATTCGTTTCCAATCAGATGACTATCAGTATGGATTTACATTCCAAGATACACCGGGGGTTGACTCAAACGTCAAATCACACAGTCACAGCACTGAACGCTTTTTATACACGAGTAATATGGTGTTCTACACTGTTGACTATAACCACGTACAATCAGCGTTGAATTTCCAATTTATGAAACAGTTGAATCAAGCAGGCATACCAGTAACATTCGTCATCAATCAAATTGATAAACACAATGATACAGAGTTATCATTTGATGAGTTTAAGGCACGTGTTTCAAAATCTTTGACGGAATGGGATATCAAACTAGAAGAAATTTTCTATATTACAAAATTCGATCATCCTGAAAATCAATTTGCGGAATTCAAAGCATATATGCATGAGCAAGACGACCATCGTGAACCTCTTGCTAATTATGTTGAACGCATGGTTACATTTATTCAAAATCATCAGTCTCAATATTTGTCAGAACAAATGAATGACTGCCTAGAATCACTGAATATAGAAGCCGAGGCATTTAACGCCGCTTACGAACAACATTTACAAGAACAATCCGTTCATAATGAGGCGCAACTTATTAATAATTCAGGTACATTACGTCGTCACCTTGAACAACAGCGCAAAAATATCATTGATAACGCCTACATTATGTCACATGAAATGCGTGAACATATTCGATATTATTTAGAGAGTATGACGAAAGACTTCTCAGTAGGTGGACTGTTTAATAAACGCAAGAAAATAGAACAAGCAAGAGAAGAACGACTTGCTACACTTATGTCAGAGTTACAAACGCAAGTCACGCAAGAGATTGTGAAACCAATGCAAACTGATATGGTGTTTTTGACACGTTTCATTGATAACAGTGCGCTGAATGACCGTATTCTTAATCAAACACTCGAGATTCCTTCATCATTGGTAACTGATTTATATCAGACACAAGTACAAATCAGTAATCAATATGTGCTGACATTCTCCGAAGCACTTATGAAACAAATCGGTCAATACGTTCTTAGAGAATCGAAGCCGCTCGATGACGAGATTATCGCGAATGTACAAGTTGAACTTCATGATGATGCCACACATGACGAGACAGATGTATACGAACGTTATCGTACGCTCCATGCGTTGAAGACGTCACTTGATACCAAAAATTATCAACATTACTACATACACTTGGATGACTCTCTCGACAAATTGATTGATCGTACACGGATGACTTACACACCAACACAGCATTTAGATGATGCAAAAGATGCGCTGACTAAACAATCAACTACAACAACTGATTCTCAACAGTCACAGCGTAATCAGATTGATGATGCATTATTCACATTATCTGAACTATCACTGTATGACACGCAAGTACATAACATGAGAGAGACGTTAGATCGCCTAGATCATCAAGTTATCAAAATTGGTGTGTTTGGTACATTCAGTGCAGGTAAGAGTAGTTTGATCAATGCGCTACTAGGTGATCAATATTTGGTAAGTTCTCCAAATCCAACAACAGCAGCCACAACTGAAATCTCTTATGGCAGTCAAAATACCGTTACTTTTAAAACAAAAGAGATGTTACTCGATGAATTGAATGATGTCGTAGAAGCTGTTGATTATCAATTCGATTCATTCCAAGCATTTTTATCACAAGATTTAAGAGATTTAAAAGGGAATATTGATAAAAATAAATTAGCATTTATTGAAGCAATCGAAAAAAATTATTCATTATATGAGTCTCTTATTAAAGATGGTTATGAACGTGCCATTTCAAAAGAAGAACTGCGAAAATGGAGTGCCGAAGATGAATACGCAACGTTTGTTAGAACCGTTCACTTACAACTCGAACATGAATGGCTAAAAGACAAAATTATCGTCGATTCATTAGGTCTTTATTCCAACAATCAACGTCATACGAACGAAACAGAAAAAATTCTAGCAACTGCTGACTTAATTTTATATGTTAGTTATTTCAACCATGCATTTACTGACAATGACAAAGCATTCATCGAGCATATGAAAGATATGAATCAACTCATTGAAAATCAAGCTTTTAAAATGGTAATCAATGCGACAGACCTTGCTGAAACAGCTGAAGATTTGGCAGCAGTTCATGATTATACGCAAGATGCACTGGCTCAAGTCGGAATGCACTGTGATATTTTTGATGTTTCAAGTCGAGAAGCTTTGCGCAAAGGCGATGCAGGTATAGAAAAACTACAATATGCTATTCAAACATTCGCTGATGTTGAATCAAAACAAGTACTTGAAAAACAAGTTGTCCATCAACTAGGAGCCATTACAGACTCTCTTGATACAATGCTTCAAGATGCAGAAAATAACGCATTGCAAATAGAGCAAAACCATGCATATTTGAAACGCTTTGAAACATCACCAGTATTTCCTAAACAAATGATTCAAGGTGTACTAACACAATATCGTAGTGAACTGGAAGATCAAATTTACTACTTGAATGAACGTTTAAATATCCAGTTATTAGACCATGTCAAAACTGTATTTAATACACAAATGACAGATAATGATGATTTCAAAATAGCAAAACGTCATGCTGCAAAATCATATCTAGATCAAATTCATCAAAAGCTGTATTTAGAACAAACCTTACTTGTGAATCGTATGAAAAAACATTTTGAAACGCAATTTGCCCATCAATTGGCTCCCGTCGTTACAGAATTGGCGCAACATCATGTAATAGTACAACCAGATACAAGTATTACGGTAGATAGCATTGAAAAACCATACTTACAATTAGATTTATCGTCATTTGTTTCAGCATTACCAAAACAATTAACGAAGAAAAACATCTTGCAACCTAAACAGCAACAAAATGTGCAAACAGAGATTAAAGAACTAACAGTCGAACAACTACAAATACATCTGAGAGAATTACAAAAAGCTCTAGACATATATGCTGACTCATTAATGGCGCAAGCACATGAGAAACTGAGCACTCTTGAAAATAATGCACAACAAGAAATTACAACATTACTCGCATTTGAAATGGATTCATCACAACGTGAAGCATTACAAAAAGCATTACAAAAACTAAAAACAATATTGAATTAA
- a CDS encoding queuosine precursor transporter yields the protein MYNELVGLGAFILTFVLMVSMFRFFGKQGLYAWVAIGTIIANIQVIKTVDIFTISATLGNVMFASIYLATDILNDIYGRKVAKKAVWLGFTSTLVMIVVMQVSLAFAPSEADISQDALQTIFGVIPRIALGSIVAYIIGQHIDVFIFNAIKKVFKSDRTFIIRAYGSTTLSSIIDTALFVMIAFYGGPLPNDVIFEIFITTYLLKLVSTLFNVPFGYWAKSMYRHGKINDDDI from the coding sequence ATGTATAATGAATTAGTAGGTCTCGGTGCCTTTATATTGACCTTTGTATTGATGGTATCGATGTTTCGTTTTTTTGGAAAGCAAGGATTATATGCATGGGTTGCAATCGGTACAATCATTGCGAATATTCAAGTGATCAAGACAGTAGATATTTTCACCATATCAGCCACTTTAGGTAACGTCATGTTTGCGTCCATCTATTTGGCTACGGATATTTTAAATGATATTTATGGAAGAAAAGTAGCGAAAAAAGCTGTATGGCTTGGTTTTACGTCCACGCTTGTGATGATTGTTGTGATGCAAGTTTCATTAGCATTTGCACCAAGTGAAGCGGATATTTCTCAAGATGCATTACAAACTATTTTTGGTGTCATTCCACGTATTGCATTAGGATCAATCGTAGCTTATATTATCGGACAACATATCGACGTATTTATCTTCAATGCGATAAAAAAAGTTTTCAAATCTGATCGCACATTTATTATTCGTGCTTATGGTAGTACGACACTAAGCTCAATTATTGATACAGCGTTATTCGTAATGATAGCTTTCTACGGAGGACCACTCCCTAATGATGTTATTTTTGAAATCTTTATTACGACCTATCTATTAAAACTCGTATCAACATTATTCAATGTGCCGTTTGGATATTGGGCGAAATCAATGTATCGTCATGGTAAAATCAATGATGATGATATTTAA
- a CDS encoding zinc-finger domain-containing protein: protein MLTEEKRKAIDMIDTLMADYCTQCLIKSHLRKEESKTSAHHFCIQQCSIGQRIQTLGKYLQ, encoded by the coding sequence ATGCTGACAGAAGAGAAAAGAAAAGCAATTGACATGATTGATACATTAATGGCTGACTATTGTACACAATGTTTAATCAAATCACATCTAAGAAAAGAAGAAAGCAAAACATCTGCACATCATTTTTGTATTCAACAATGTTCTATTGGTCAACGTATCCAAACCTTAGGAAAATACTTGCAATAA
- a CDS encoding ribonuclease HI family protein: protein MAKIYFDAATKGNPGVSACGIVIVEENERHIFSQILGEMDNHSAEWEALIYAVKQAAQLQVSNALIYTDSQLIEDVVNRNFVKNKKFKPYLDQFNQQSQIFDLCFVKWIPRAQNKEANHLAQQTLYQATKQ from the coding sequence ATGGCAAAAATTTATTTTGATGCAGCGACAAAAGGGAATCCAGGTGTAAGTGCATGTGGCATTGTTATAGTGGAAGAAAATGAACGACATATTTTTTCACAAATACTTGGTGAAATGGACAATCACAGTGCAGAATGGGAAGCGTTAATTTATGCTGTTAAACAAGCAGCACAGTTACAAGTTTCAAATGCCTTGATCTATACAGACTCTCAATTAATTGAAGATGTCGTAAATCGTAACTTTGTAAAAAATAAAAAGTTTAAACCATATCTTGACCAGTTCAATCAGCAATCACAAATATTTGATTTATGTTTTGTAAAATGGATACCACGTGCACAAAATAAGGAAGCGAACCATCTTGCACAACAAACACTTTATCAAGCGACGAAGCAATAA
- a CDS encoding virulence factor — translation MEIIKIEPTPSPNTMKIVISEKRQDNQSTTYTEVHETHPAFINQVLSIEGVKSIFYVLDFLAVDKMPKADWEEVLPHITAALNGEQDVQQETHTSQEHFGEVKAEVLKFKDIPYQIKLTTESEEQRRQLNDRFIEAMTAAQLPGDNVVFLRKWHDLGIRYGELEQIMDEVEEEMNALYPTNELQQLVERAQSTTSQEMPVKEYQHVTLETYQQAEDWKARLRMLSTFPTPTEADYPLLTHALKEEKVQLRREAIVLLSMIETKETLPYLYEGLHDKSPAVRRAAGDALSDLGFAEALPEMEHALDDAHKIVRWRAAMFLFDEGGEAQLPALKAHQEDPAYEVRMQIEMAITRIEQGEAALGSVWKQIANRKR, via the coding sequence ATGGAAATTATTAAGATCGAACCGACACCGAGTCCAAATACGATGAAGATCGTTATTTCAGAAAAACGCCAAGATAATCAGTCAACAACCTACACTGAAGTGCATGAAACACATCCAGCATTTATCAATCAGGTCTTATCAATCGAAGGTGTTAAGTCTATATTTTATGTATTGGACTTTTTAGCTGTCGACAAAATGCCGAAAGCGGACTGGGAAGAAGTATTACCGCATATTACTGCCGCTTTAAATGGGGAACAAGACGTGCAACAAGAGACACACACATCTCAAGAACACTTTGGAGAAGTGAAAGCAGAAGTATTAAAGTTTAAGGACATTCCTTACCAAATAAAATTAACGACTGAAAGCGAAGAACAACGTCGTCAATTAAACGATCGCTTTATCGAAGCAATGACTGCAGCACAGCTTCCAGGTGACAACGTAGTATTTTTAAGAAAATGGCATGATTTAGGTATCCGCTATGGTGAATTAGAACAAATCATGGATGAGGTAGAAGAAGAAATGAATGCCTTATATCCTACTAATGAGTTACAACAATTAGTTGAACGTGCACAATCAACAACATCACAAGAGATGCCAGTTAAAGAATATCAGCATGTCACTTTAGAAACCTATCAACAAGCAGAAGACTGGAAGGCACGTTTACGTATGCTTTCCACTTTTCCAACACCTACTGAAGCCGACTATCCATTGTTAACACATGCTCTAAAAGAAGAAAAAGTGCAACTTCGTCGTGAAGCGATTGTGCTGCTGAGCATGATTGAAACGAAAGAGACATTGCCATACCTTTATGAAGGTTTGCATGATAAAAGTCCCGCAGTTCGACGTGCAGCCGGAGACGCTTTAAGTGACTTGGGCTTTGCTGAAGCACTTCCTGAAATGGAACACGCATTAGATGACGCACATAAAATCGTTCGTTGGCGTGCAGCGATGTTTTTATTCGATGAAGGTGGGGAAGCACAACTCCCTGCTTTGAAAGCACATCAAGAAGATCCAGCCTATGAAGTGCGTATGCAAATTGAAATGGCTATTACACGTATTGAACAAGGAGAAGCTGCCCTTGGTTCAGTTTGGAAACAAATTGCAAATCGAAAACGATAA
- a CDS encoding 5'-3' exonuclease has protein sequence MNKRTLLIDGMALLFRHFYATSVHKNFMVTSKGLPTNGTQGFIRHVMHAIHDIDPTHVAICWDMGKSTFRNELFAGYKQNRPDPPEALVPQFSHVQHISQELGFFNIGLPNYEADDVIGTLATQTANQNNNNVFVITGDRDLLQCSADNIHIWLVKKGFTEYAKFDAHTFREHYGLSPKQLIDVKAFMGDSADGYPGVKGIGEKTAIKLIQQYGSVENVISNIESLTAGQQKKIQADMDNLMTSKQLAEIICDAPIETHDIWQRMSYTPDYSRIINVCEEHELRVARKYIQSL, from the coding sequence ATGAATAAACGTACATTATTGATTGATGGCATGGCACTGTTATTTCGACATTTCTATGCTACAAGCGTTCATAAAAATTTTATGGTTACATCGAAGGGGCTTCCAACGAACGGGACACAAGGATTCATACGACATGTGATGCATGCCATTCACGATATTGATCCAACACATGTTGCCATTTGTTGGGATATGGGGAAGTCAACATTTCGTAATGAATTGTTTGCCGGTTATAAGCAAAATCGTCCTGATCCACCCGAAGCATTAGTTCCTCAATTTTCGCATGTACAACATATTTCTCAAGAACTGGGTTTCTTTAATATCGGTCTACCCAACTATGAAGCTGACGATGTGATTGGTACTTTAGCGACACAAACAGCAAATCAAAATAATAACAACGTCTTCGTCATTACTGGAGATCGAGATTTACTACAATGTTCAGCAGATAATATTCATATTTGGCTTGTAAAAAAAGGATTCACTGAATATGCAAAGTTTGATGCACATACTTTCCGTGAACATTACGGTCTTTCACCAAAACAATTGATTGATGTCAAAGCGTTTATGGGTGACAGTGCAGATGGTTATCCTGGCGTTAAAGGTATTGGTGAAAAAACAGCCATTAAACTTATCCAACAATATGGAAGTGTTGAAAATGTCATCTCTAATATCGAATCACTTACAGCTGGTCAACAGAAAAAGATTCAAGCTGATATGGACAACTTAATGACTTCAAAACAATTAGCCGAGATTATTTGTGATGCGCCAATTGAAACACATGATATTTGGCAACGAATGTCATACACACCCGACTATTCACGCATTATCAACGTTTGCGAAGAACATGAACTACGTGTTGCAAGAAAATACATTCAATCATTATAA
- the brxA gene encoding bacilliredoxin BrxA, whose translation MNAYDAYMKELAAQMRGELTQNGFTSLETSESVTNHMNERQDDETTFVVINSTCGCAAGLARPAAVAVAEQNDKKPDYKVTVFAGQDKEATATMRDYIQQVPSSPSFALFKGKELVHFTPREHIEGRDINDLAMDIKEAFDSHC comes from the coding sequence ATGAATGCTTATGATGCATATATGAAAGAGCTCGCAGCACAAATGCGTGGCGAATTAACACAGAATGGTTTTACAAGTTTAGAAACTTCTGAATCTGTTACAAACCATATGAACGAGAGACAAGACGATGAAACGACATTTGTCGTTATTAACTCAACTTGTGGTTGTGCAGCTGGACTTGCACGCCCTGCTGCGGTCGCTGTTGCAGAACAGAATGATAAAAAACCTGACTACAAAGTAACTGTATTTGCAGGTCAGGACAAAGAAGCAACTGCAACAATGCGTGACTACATTCAACAAGTGCCATCAAGTCCATCATTTGCACTCTTTAAAGGTAAAGAACTTGTCCACTTCACTCCGCGTGAACATATCGAAGGCAGAGATATCAATGACCTTGCGATGGATATTAAAGAAGCTTTTGATTCACATTGTTAA